A single genomic interval of Daucus carota subsp. sativus chromosome 1, DH1 v3.0, whole genome shotgun sequence harbors:
- the LOC108201369 gene encoding cytokinin dehydrogenase 7 — MIAYLEYLLQENQPETMAESDEIPLLSAIDLRGTIEHNSPLAATDFGGMQNTKPLAFIHPAGSDDISKIIRHAGRFSSMTVAARGNGHSINGQAMSNNGLVVNMKTIKKICVKRINFRGNATYVVDVGGGALWEEVLKRCVLEHGLAPRSWTDYLGLTVGGTLSNGGVSGQAFRHGPQTSNVIEMEVVTGNGEVVICSENQSSDVFYSVLGGLGQFGVITRARVLLQPAPELVRWIRLVYSNFDEYTNDAEFLVSRSESDESFDYVEGFVFTNNDDPVNGWQSVPLNSDQIFDPTLVPCYAGPVLYCLEVALHYSKSDEPSAVDMVVERLVGRLSFVEGLRYERELSYMEFLLRVKRDEQQARANGIWDAPHPWLNLFVSKTDIAAFNHLIFNQILSHGIGGPMLVYPLLRSKWDNRTSAVLPEGEVFYLVALLRFTLPYPKGPPVEELISQNDEIINRCIRNGFDFKLYFPHYNSEEGWKQHFGNQWSRFVERKAKYDPKAILAPGQKIFRRNRRES; from the exons ATGATAGCTTACTTAGAATATCTCCTCCAAGAAAACCAACCGGAAACCATGGCAGAATCCGATGAAATTCCCCTCCTCTCCGCCATTGATCTCCGCGGCACCATCGAACATAATTCCCCGCTTGCCGCCACCGACTTCGGCGGCATGCAAAACACTAAACCCCTAGCCTTCATTCACCCTGCCGGCTCTGATGATATATCGAAAATCATCAGACACGCCGGCAGGTTCAGTAGTATGACCGTTGCCGCCAGAGGTAACGGTCATTCTATTAACGGTCAGGCCATGTCAAATAATGGCCTGGTCGTTAACATGAAAACTATCAAGAAAATTTGCGTTAAGCGCATAAATTTTCGCGGTAACGCCACCTACGTGGTTGATGTAGGTGGCGGAGCACTGTGGGAGGAGGTGTTGAAACGGTGCGTTTTGGAACATGGACTTGCGCCGAGGTCGTGGACGGATTATCTAGGGCTGACAGTTGGCGGGACGTTATCGAACGGCGGCGTGAGTGGACAAGCTTTTCGACACGGTCCTCAAACTTCGAATGTGATCGAAATGGAAGTTGTCACAGGGAATGGTGAGGTAGTGATTTGTTCCGAGAATCAGAGCTCGGATGTTTTTTATTCGGTTCTTGGAGGTCTTGGACAGTTTGGTGTCATTACTCGAGCTAGGGTTTTGCTTCAACCGGCCCCGGAACTG GTGAGATGGATAAGGCTAGTTTATTCGAATTTCGATGAGTATACCAATGATGCCGAATTTTTGGTCAGTCGGTCGGAAAGTGATGAATCGTTTGATTATGTGGAGGGATTTGTGTTTACGAATAATGATGATCCGGTGAATGGCTGGCAATCGGTGCCGCTAAATTCCGACCAGATATTCGATCCGACCCTCGTCCCGTGCTATGCTGGACCTGTTCTGTACTGTCTGGAGGTCGCATTGCATTACAGCAAATCCGATGAGCCCTCAGCCGTTGACATG gTTGTGGAGAGATTGGTTGGACGGCTGAGTTTTGTGGAGGGATTGAGGTATGAACGGGAGCTGAGCTACATGGAGTTTCTTTTGAGAGTAAAACGTGACGAACAACAAGCTAGAGCTAACGGTATTTGGGACGCCCCACATCCTTGGCTCAACTTGTTCGTGTCGAAAACAGACATTGCAGCATTTAATCACCTCATCTTTAACCAAATATTGAGTCATGGAATCGGTGGCCCCATGCTCGTGTACCCGCTTCTTCGTTCCAA gtGGGATAATCGAACATCAGCGGTGTTACCAGAAGGGGAAGTATTCTACCTAGTAGCATTACTCAGATTTACTCTGCCATATCCAAAGGGACCTCCAGTGGAAGAATTGATCTCCCAGAACGACGAAATTATCAACCGTTGCATAAGAAACGGCTTCGATTTCAAGCTATATTTCCCTCACTACAATTCAGAGGAAGGATGGAAGCAACATTTTGGAAATCAGTGGTCACGATTCGTAGAAAGGAAGGCTAAATACGATCCCAAGGCCATTCTTGCACCTGGACAGAAGATTTTCAGGAGAAATCGTCGTGAATCCTAG